The Coriobacteriia bacterium genome contains a region encoding:
- a CDS encoding ferrous iron transport protein A, whose translation MTLDAACRGERLVVESVRDEAARVHAIRFGMCAGAELTCLTRIPGGPVVVMCGRQEIAVGRKLARCIHVSRCAARAGEVT comes from the coding sequence ATGACACTCGACGCTGCCTGCCGAGGGGAGCGGCTGGTCGTCGAGTCCGTGCGGGACGAGGCCGCGCGCGTGCACGCCATCCGCTTCGGCATGTGCGCGGGCGCGGAGCTCACCTGCCTCACGCGCATCCCCGGCGGCCCCGTGGTCGTGATGTGCGGCCGTCAGGAGATCGCAGTCGGGCGCAAGCTCGCGCGGTGCATCCACGTCAGCCGCTGCGCCGCGAGGGCGGGGGAGGTGACGTAG
- the feoB gene encoding ferrous iron transport protein B, which translates to MAHCHIEAGGPVGSCARTVVLAGNPNVGKSVVFNALTGTYVDVSNFPGTTVEISRGTLGHAEILDTPGVYGISSFNDEESVARDVILAADAVVDVVDAVHLERDLFLTLQLIDAGLPVVVALNMADETRAAGVAIDRDLLEDLLGVPVVETVAVEGRGIDGLRAAIAGARAGHADPRLEGELLETAARVGSRAEALLVLEGDEVVASRHGIPPGEARERIYLARRERVNDIVGHVVSAERRGASPSVRISRAMMHPATGLPLLAALLAAMYVVLGQWIAGGVVGVTEETIMQGYWEPFVRELLGRLFAEGSAAFTFLAGEFGVLTMTPTYLFGVILPLVTGFYLLLALLEDSGYLPRIAALSDRALTSLGLNGRAVIPLILGLGCVTMGTLTTRVLGSKRERVIATALMAIAVPCSAQIAVIAALMAQVGAGYAAAYFAVLLAVFVGIGTALDRVTPGASTHLLIDLPTLRLPRLDNVVRKSFVKVYRFMKEVTVFFLVGAAAISALEISGGLAAIQRASTPLVVGWLHLPAEAATAFVMGFVRRDFGAAGFFSMELTAVQLLVGMVTITLFVPCIASVMVIAKERGWRYLAGVFAGSIGVAFALGGLLARLAEVV; encoded by the coding sequence ATGGCCCATTGTCACATCGAGGCCGGGGGGCCGGTCGGCTCGTGCGCGCGCACCGTCGTGCTCGCCGGCAACCCGAACGTGGGTAAGTCCGTCGTCTTCAACGCTCTGACCGGCACGTACGTCGACGTCTCTAACTTCCCCGGCACCACGGTCGAGATCAGCCGAGGGACGCTCGGCCACGCCGAGATCCTCGACACGCCCGGCGTCTACGGGATCTCGTCCTTCAACGACGAGGAGTCCGTCGCCCGCGACGTCATCCTGGCCGCGGACGCCGTCGTCGACGTGGTCGACGCCGTGCACCTCGAGCGCGACCTCTTCCTGACGCTGCAGCTCATCGACGCCGGGCTGCCCGTGGTGGTCGCGCTCAACATGGCCGACGAGACGCGCGCCGCCGGCGTCGCGATCGACCGCGACCTGCTGGAGGACCTGCTCGGCGTCCCGGTCGTCGAGACCGTCGCGGTGGAGGGCCGCGGCATCGACGGCCTTCGCGCGGCGATCGCAGGAGCGCGCGCCGGGCACGCGGACCCGCGGCTCGAGGGCGAGCTGCTCGAGACGGCGGCGCGGGTCGGCTCGCGTGCCGAGGCGCTGCTGGTGCTCGAGGGCGACGAGGTCGTGGCCTCGCGCCACGGCATCCCGCCCGGGGAGGCGCGCGAGCGCATCTACCTGGCGCGGCGCGAGCGTGTCAACGACATCGTAGGACACGTGGTCAGCGCCGAGCGGCGCGGCGCGTCCCCGTCCGTTCGGATCTCGCGCGCGATGATGCATCCCGCCACCGGCCTGCCGCTGCTGGCCGCGCTGCTGGCCGCGATGTACGTCGTGCTGGGCCAGTGGATCGCCGGCGGGGTCGTCGGCGTCACCGAAGAGACGATCATGCAGGGCTACTGGGAGCCGTTCGTGCGCGAGCTCCTCGGCCGGCTGTTCGCCGAGGGCTCCGCGGCCTTCACGTTCCTCGCCGGCGAGTTCGGCGTGCTCACCATGACGCCGACCTACCTCTTCGGCGTCATCCTGCCGCTGGTCACCGGCTTCTACCTGCTGCTCGCGCTGCTGGAGGACTCGGGCTACCTGCCGAGGATCGCCGCGCTCTCGGACCGCGCGCTGACCTCGCTCGGGCTCAACGGCCGCGCCGTCATCCCGCTCATCCTCGGCCTGGGCTGCGTGACGATGGGGACGCTCACCACCCGCGTCCTGGGCAGCAAGCGCGAACGCGTGATCGCGACGGCCCTGATGGCGATCGCCGTGCCGTGCTCGGCGCAGATCGCCGTCATCGCCGCGCTGATGGCGCAGGTGGGCGCGGGCTACGCCGCCGCGTACTTCGCGGTGCTGCTCGCTGTGTTCGTCGGCATAGGCACCGCGCTCGACCGCGTCACGCCCGGCGCCTCGACGCACCTGCTGATCGACCTGCCGACGCTGCGGCTCCCGCGCCTCGACAACGTCGTGCGCAAGAGCTTCGTGAAGGTCTACCGCTTCATGAAGGAGGTCACCGTCTTCTTCCTGGTCGGCGCGGCGGCGATCTCGGCGCTCGAGATCAGCGGCGGGCTGGCGGCGATCCAGCGGGCCTCGACGCCGCTGGTGGTCGGCTGGCTGCACCTGCCCGCCGAGGCGGCCACGGCGTTCGTGATGGGCTTCGTCCGGCGCGACTTCGGCGCCGCGGGCTTCTTCTCGATGGAGCTCACCGCCGTGCAGCTGCTCGTCGGCATGGTCACCATCACGCTGTTCGTGCCCTGCATCGCCAGCGTCATGGTCATCGCCAAGGAGCGCGGCTGGCGCTACCTCGCGGGCGTGTTCGCCGGCTCCATCGGCGTGGCGTTCGCTCTCGGCGGGCTGCTCGCGCGGCTGGCGGAGGTGGTCTAG